CTAGCTCTTTCAAACCTAGTGAGAGTTGGCGGACCTATTCTAACCCTTTTAGAAGTAACCTTTTTAGCCTTCTTATTTACATTTGGAGAGGCTTTAGAATGGGACACTATAACTGATCTCCTAGGACCAAAGAACTCAAAGTGTATTAATAAATAAAGTTTTTGGATATAAAGTTCAAATTAATAGATAGAAATTTAAATATACTGATAAGATTATATTTATTATGGAGCCACAGACCTCAGTTTCCAAGCTAAATATCAAGATAGAAGTTCATGGGAAAGGAAATGTTTTTGGTCAGATCTTCCGCCATTTAGCTCCTATCACATTAAACTCTGTTGTAAGGAATATGCCATTAAAGGGAAGAGCGAATAAATTTAAGAATCAATTTGTCTACATTATTTTAGCGATTATCATTGGTACGGAAAAGGCGAAAAAGAAGCTTCAGAGAGGAGATATTGGATTTTTATCATCAAATGGAGCTTTATGTTTCTTTCTTGAAGACTGTGAAGTGGCAATGCCTATTAACCCTTTAGGTACAGTAACTTCAGGGCTAGATGTACTTATGAATATAAAAGCGGGAGATGTTATCTTGATTGATATCTGTTCATAAATACAAGATAATAATCATTTTTGATTCTAAAGCGATTTGAAAAGTTTGGATATTTCTTAATTCAAATATTTGTAAGAATACTATTGTTATATTATACAAAACTTAAGAACTTTCAGATTTAGTATCAACAATAGTATATACCGTGTGACCACTATGCCCCCCAATTTTTATTAAAATTCCTTTTGCTACTAAACTCTTTAAAAGTGCTGATGCTACTGATACTTTAATGTTTAAAGCTTTGGCTGTATTATAAATAGTAACAGCTCTCATAGGCTTGAATATCTTGAACGCTTGCTTTTTATCGATGTTTGGCATTATTACATCTCTTTTACTTTTTTGATGTGTTTTCACATCTTTTTTTTCCTTCCTTCTATCTAAAGCTTGAGCCTTACCTACTTGAGAGATAGATTTTTTCTTAACTCCGCCCATAACCTTCCCTAATGTAATAAAAAATAGTTACAAATAACCTTTCCTTGTTCATTCTATTTATACCAATCTAAACTTTTTTCGATATATTGAATGAAAGAGAAAAAGAAGTCCTTTATTTCATTATTCATATCCGTCTGACCAATCAAATTCTTTGTAATTTCTACATGCTTTTTCGACTCTTCTTTAGCAATCTTAAGTGCCCCAGTCCTTTTAATAGACTTTTTTATAGATACGAGTTGTGCTTTTGTAATATATCCTCTATGCTTAACATGATTCAGTAAATCGCATTCATCTTTATTTGCCTTTTGGCGCATAATTATTATGTGAAGTGGTTTCTTCCCAAGGACTATGTCTTTACCAGGCTTCCTTCCATACTGCTCTTTTGTAGCAAATGTATCTATAATATCATCTTGGATATCGAATGAACAACCAATATTTTTGGCAATCTCTCTCAGCAAGTCAATATCGTGTTCTTTGGCACCACCAAGAATAGCACCAGTTAATATCGATACTTTGAAGAGAGATGCAGCCCTTTTATGGAGCATTGTAGACCACTCAATTATGTCAGGGTCTGTATATTCAAATAGAAGGTCTAGAATTTGACTATCATTAACTTCACAGTAGCCTTCTGCAAATAAGTTTAAAACCTTATTTATCTTT
This portion of the Candidatus Methylarchaceae archaeon HK02M2 genome encodes:
- a CDS encoding 40S ribosomal protein S25, whose amino-acid sequence is MGGVKKKSISQVGKAQALDRRKEKKDVKTHQKSKRDVIMPNIDKKQAFKIFKPMRAVTIYNTAKALNIKVSVASALLKSLVAKGILIKIGGHSGHTVYTIVDTKSESS
- a CDS encoding polyprenyl synthetase family protein, with amino-acid sequence MKWEDVLDFYNSLIEKKLKSYFSHLIQISHIHHPIMEKVYENLSEFSQRKGKRLASCSTLLLYKGYKDDIDENILNVCVGIELYRHSILVHDDLIDKDNFRRGGESFHKIFSTFYDRRFGQGLAIFGGNILYSLSLQCILKSGFPLGKINKVLNLFAEGYCEVNDSQILDLLFEYTDPDIIEWSTMLHKRAASLFKVSILTGAILGGAKEHDIDLLREIAKNIGCSFDIQDDIIDTFATKEQYGRKPGKDIVLGKKPLHIIIMRQKANKDECDLLNHVKHRGYITKAQLVSIKKSIKRTGALKIAKEESKKHVEITKNLIGQTDMNNEIKDFFFSFIQYIEKSLDWYK